Part of the Planococcus plakortidis genome is shown below.
GACAAAGTCGAACATCCGCTCCGGATCTGGCACGTTTGAGACCGGGTCGTTCTTGAAGGCATGGATCATGTCCGGGAATTTCATCGCATCACGGATAAAGAAAATCTTCAAGTTATTCCCGACAAGGTCCCAGTTGCCGTCTTCCGTGTACATCTTCACGGCAAAACCGCGCGGGTCGCGTGCCGTTTCAGGGGAGTGGCGGGATCCCGCCACTGTAGAGAAGCGCACCAGCAATGGCGTCTGTTTGCCTTTGCCGGAAAATACTTTAGCGCGCGTATATTTTTCAACCGGCTCATCACCGACTGTTCCATAAGTCTCGAAATAACCGAATGCCCCAGCACCACGTGCATGGACGATGCGTTCCGGTATTTCTTCACGGTCAAAATGAGAGATTTTTTCGATGAAGTTATAGTTTTCAAGAGTTGCCGGCCCACGGTTTCCGATCGTACGCAAATTCTGGTTGTCTTTTACCGGGTGCCCTTGGCGGTTGGTCAAGGTTTCTTCGTTTTCACCTTCAGACATCTTTTTCTTCAGCTCTTCATTATTGTCCTTCATGATCATCCTCCTTCATTTGATTGCCATCATTTCCCTCTTCCCACTCCCGCCTTCCGCTAAACCTGTTTTCCGTTAAATCAGCCGTTAGACACAACCGCCCCCGAATCAGGAGATTTTCTAGTCCATAAAAAACGGCACTCCCCTCTTGGAATAGACAAATACCGCGGGATATGGAAAACTAGAATGGAATCGACTTACAGAAAGCAGGGCTGGAAATGAGTGTTACCTTGAAAGAGAAAGGGAGATGGGACCCTTTGAAAGTTTTTTTGAAAGTATCTGCGGCCTATCTTCTATCCCGGTTTTACCGGAATGCAAAAGGCCCGAAAATCGCCCTGGTAGGAGGAAACCTCGGAGAAAAATATGAAGACAATGCTTCCGTTTTCCATAAATATCTGGTGAATAACCACGCCGATCAAGTCACGGCCTATTGGATGTTTGACCCGTCGACCGACTATGCGAAGAACGGCCGGATCCCAAATGCCGTGCCGCTTGGCAGCTTCCGCAATTACTTATTGTTCTTCCGCGCCGACTATACGTTCCATGGGCATTCACTGCTTTATGATATCGTGCCATCGGCCGACAAATTCCTGAACTTGAACCGTCGGACGGTCATTACGCATGTCAGCCACGGCATCGAGGGCTTCAAGAAAATCCTCATCCAAAAAGAAGACATCCCGCTCCTCAAGCGGACAGATTATTTCAACTGCGCCTCGCGCTATGAATACGAATTGAAACGCGACAAATGGAAAATCCCTGAAGAAAAACTCATCATCACCGGATTTCCCCGCTTTGACCGTTACTTGCCAAACCAGCCGCCTAAAGAAATGAAGCGCATCCTCATGATGATGACTTGGCGTGAATGGTTGTTTGATCTCTCAAGGGAAGAATTTCTCGAAAGCAATTACTTCCGCAGCACGATCGGTTTATTGGAGCACGAAGGGATACGCGAACTGCTGAAATCCAATGGGATCCACCTTCAAATCGCATTACACCCATTCATGAAACGCTTTGAAGAACATTTCTTTCCGCTTGCCGACCAGGATTACGGAATCGAATTCCTGGATTTTAATCACGCTTCCATCGAGCGGTCGATTGAGGAAAACGATATGCTTTTGACGGACATCACCAGCGTTTCCTGGGACTTCCTGTATTTGAATAAACCAATCATTTTCTTCATGTTCGACCAGCAGGAATACACGGAAAAGCGCGGCTCCTACCTCGACCTCGACAAAGACCTGTACGGTTATAAATCGAAGACGGTTGAAGAGGTCTATCGCACGCTTTCCTATATGGTCGAAAACAATATTACGCATAACGAATGGTATGGAAAAGCCGGTGAATACATCGACTATTTCGACCAGGACAATTGCAGACGCCTGGCACAGCGCGTCATGAATGTATAAATGTTTCACGTGGAACTTTATAATGAGACAAAAACCGGCAAGCCTGAAGGCGATTCAGGCTTGCCGGTTTTTTCCGTTTAAACGATGCATATTCATGAATAAGCCATCAATCCATTAGATCGCCTAATTGCAGTTCCACCGGGCAATGATCCGATCCGTACACTTCCGTATGAATGGATGCGCCTTTCATTTTTCCGATCAGGCGGTTGGAAGTGATGAAGTAATCAATGCGCCAACCGATATTCTTCTCGCGGCAATTCGAACGGTAAGACCACCATGAATAATGGCCGCCTTCATCTGGATGGAAATGGCGAAACGTATCGACGAATCCGCTGCCGAGGAAATCACTGATCTTGCCGCGTTCTTCCGGCGTGAAGCCTGAATTCTTTTTATTGGCTTTCGGATTTTTCAAATCGATTTCCTGATGGGCTACGTTCAAATCGCCGCACAGAATGACCGGCTTTTCGAGGTCCAGCTGCTGGATGTACGAAAGCAACTTATCTTCCCATAGCAGGCGGTATGCAAGGCGCAACAGCCCGTGCTGGGAATTCGGCGTATAACTATTGACCAAATAAAATTCAGGAAACTCCAATGTGATGAGCCGGCCTTCTGCATCGTGTTCCTCGAGGCCGACTCCGTAACGGACATCCAATGGCTCGTGCTTCGTGAAAATCGCTGTCCCGGAATAACCTTTCTTTTCTGCATAATTCCAATACGTATGATATCCCGGAAGCTCCAAATCAATTTGCCCTTCCTGCAATTTGATCTCCTGGACACACAAGATGTCCGCGTCCACTGCTTCAAAGAAATCCATAAAACCTTTTTTCATCACGGCCCGCAGGCCATTTACATTCCATGACACCAATTTCATCCCATTCACTCGCTTTCTTTCCCAGTTTATCGGAATCCCGAGTTCGCCTCAATCGGGGAAGTTCGGGTTTGCGGGAATTCTCATTGTAAAATTTCAGCAAATATTCAGGCAAAAATGACTTTTTTTAGAACTATCTTGTACAATGGACTTAATGAAAAGGGGGCTTTCGGCTATGGCGAAGTTTACGAAACCTGAAAAAAGCTGGGCATTCTACGATTGGGGCAGCTCCGCTTATTCCATCATCATCACGACCGCCGTGTTTCCGCTTTTCTACAAGGCAGCCGCTACAGACGCCGGCGTGGAACTTGCGGATTCCACCGCTTATTTAAGCTATACAATCGCTATTTTCACCTTCATCCTGGCGATGCTCGGCCCGCTGCTCGGCACGATTGCCGATTATGAAGGAATGAAGAAGAAATTTTTCACGGGGTTCTTCCTGCTGGGCACGGTTTCGACAGCGATGCTCGCATTCGTCCCGGAAGGCCAGTGGTTCTGGCTTTTGGCCTGTTATGTATTCGCAGCGCTCGGCGCAACCGGCGCCAACTTGTTCTATGACGCGTTCATTGTCGACGTCACGACCGAAAAGCGCATGAACCGCGTTTCCGCGTTCGGCTACGGGCTCGGCTATATCGGCTCGACCATTCCCTTTGCGCTCGCCATCCTGATCATCCTGCTTGCCCAAAACGGCGCCTTGCCGCTGTCTGTCACGAACGCGAGCCGGCTTGCATTCCTGATTACCGCCGCTTGGTGGGTCCTGTTCTCGATTCCGCTGTTCCGCCATGTGAAGCAAAAGCATTTCATCAAACGCGAAGCGAACCCGGTTGCCCAAAGCTTCCGCCGCTTAAATAAGACCATCCGGGAAATCCGGCAGTACCGTGCCTTGTTCCTGTTCCTGATCGCGTATTTTTTCTACATCGACGGCGTCGGCACGATCATCTCGCTGTCCACCGCTTACGGGACGGACCTTGGGTTGAGTGCGACGAGCCTATTGATCGTCTTGTTCGCTACGCAAGTGGTAGCCGCGCCATTTGCGATCCTCTACGGCAAACTGGCTGACCGGTTTACTGGCAAGAAAATGCTGTATGTCGGCATTTTCGTCTATATTGCTGTATGCATTTACGCAGTATTCATCGAGACCATCCTGGATTTCTGGATACTTGCGATGATGGTCGCCACCAGCCAAGGCGGCATCCAAGCCCTGAGCCGTTCGTATTTCGGCAAGTTGGTGCCAAAGCAAAACGCCAATGAGTTTTTCGGCTTCTACAATATTTTCGGCAAGTTTGCCGCAATCACAGGCCCTTTGCTTGTCGGCGTCACTTCCCAGATTACCGGCAACTCCAGCTTCGGGGTATTGAGTTTGGTCGTGCTCTTCATCATTGGGCTGGTCGTCCTTATCTTCGTCCCGGAACCTACGCCTCATGATTCTGTTGACGAAGTGGCAACTGAATAACAAAAGGCCTCCCGCAGCTGCGGGAGGCCTCAATTCATCATTAATTGTTCTTTTTGGCATCAGTCGGCTCGACTTTGATCTCGCCATCTGAATTTTTGCCGATGGATGATTCGCCAAATTCCACGACATCTACGCCGCCGGCATCTTTCTCGGCTTTCTTGATTTCTTTTTCCACTTTCTTTTCAGCCTTGTCGTGCTCTTTTTGGGCTTTTTCTTCTTTCTTCTCTTCTTTTTCTTCAGCTTTTTCCTGCTGTTTCGCTTCTTTTTCAATCGCCTTTTCTTGTTTCTTCAATTCTTTTTCTTCTTTCTTTTCTTCGCGCTTCGCTTTCAGTTCATCGGCTTTCACTTTCGCCTGCTCTATGGAAGAATTCATCTTTTCGCTGGAATCCGAAGTTTTCGCTTTGACCTGCTCCTGCAATT
Proteins encoded:
- a CDS encoding MFS transporter — translated: MAKFTKPEKSWAFYDWGSSAYSIIITTAVFPLFYKAAATDAGVELADSTAYLSYTIAIFTFILAMLGPLLGTIADYEGMKKKFFTGFFLLGTVSTAMLAFVPEGQWFWLLACYVFAALGATGANLFYDAFIVDVTTEKRMNRVSAFGYGLGYIGSTIPFALAILIILLAQNGALPLSVTNASRLAFLITAAWWVLFSIPLFRHVKQKHFIKREANPVAQSFRRLNKTIREIRQYRALFLFLIAYFFYIDGVGTIISLSTAYGTDLGLSATSLLIVLFATQVVAAPFAILYGKLADRFTGKKMLYVGIFVYIAVCIYAVFIETILDFWILAMMVATSQGGIQALSRSYFGKLVPKQNANEFFGFYNIFGKFAAITGPLLVGVTSQITGNSSFGVLSLVVLFIIGLVVLIFVPEPTPHDSVDEVATE
- a CDS encoding YkuS family protein gives rise to the protein MVKIAVEHPFTSVRDALVQKGYRAEMLEKKTDATDYDVVVVRDQEDLTDFHMSVSLVEARGRTLFEIVEEVEERLVRQGKIQSPAPMAPEYGSESGGGGGSFVAGAVTGALIGAAAGLLLAPKSGKELQEQVKAKTSDSSEKMNSSIEQAKVKADELKAKREEKKEEKELKKQEKAIEKEAKQQEKAEEKEEKKEEKAQKEHDKAEKKVEKEIKKAEKDAGGVDVVEFGESSIGKNSDGEIKVEPTDAKKNN
- a CDS encoding exodeoxyribonuclease III encodes the protein MKLVSWNVNGLRAVMKKGFMDFFEAVDADILCVQEIKLQEGQIDLELPGYHTYWNYAEKKGYSGTAIFTKHEPLDVRYGVGLEEHDAEGRLITLEFPEFYLVNSYTPNSQHGLLRLAYRLLWEDKLLSYIQQLDLEKPVILCGDLNVAHQEIDLKNPKANKKNSGFTPEERGKISDFLGSGFVDTFRHFHPDEGGHYSWWSYRSNCREKNIGWRIDYFITSNRLIGKMKGASIHTEVYGSDHCPVELQLGDLMD
- a CDS encoding CDP-glycerol glycerophosphotransferase family protein, whose translation is MKVFLKVSAAYLLSRFYRNAKGPKIALVGGNLGEKYEDNASVFHKYLVNNHADQVTAYWMFDPSTDYAKNGRIPNAVPLGSFRNYLLFFRADYTFHGHSLLYDIVPSADKFLNLNRRTVITHVSHGIEGFKKILIQKEDIPLLKRTDYFNCASRYEYELKRDKWKIPEEKLIITGFPRFDRYLPNQPPKEMKRILMMMTWREWLFDLSREEFLESNYFRSTIGLLEHEGIRELLKSNGIHLQIALHPFMKRFEEHFFPLADQDYGIEFLDFNHASIERSIEENDMLLTDITSVSWDFLYLNKPIIFFMFDQQEYTEKRGSYLDLDKDLYGYKSKTVEEVYRTLSYMVENNITHNEWYGKAGEYIDYFDQDNCRRLAQRVMNV